From a region of the Impatiens glandulifera chromosome 4, dImpGla2.1, whole genome shotgun sequence genome:
- the LOC124936105 gene encoding aspartic proteinase A1-like has translation MGTMFRAAVIILFLSSILLQLVFSESNNGFVRIGLKKFKLDENNRIAARLTPQILGSKNDGGIVKLTNFMEKQYYGEISIGTPPQKFTVMFDTGSSKMWIPSSRRCYLSRWCFYARRSRTSIRNKYDARRSRTYKKNGTSAEIHYDSGSIAGRFSQDNVLVGGLTIKNQDFIEATKLSGSVFDFTKFDGILGLGFRELFDCGVVPVWYNMMNQGLIQNPVFSFWLNRNTKEEEGGELVFGGIDPKHHKGDHTYVPVTHKGYWQFDMNDVSINGQSIGVCKSGCSAIADSGTSLLSGPMTAITMINHEIGVTGGEVNHKCKSIVEEYGQTILKMLPREVAKKICSLIGLCPINGTKRMKKSNNRRTSISMCNTCEMIVVWMESQLVRNQTKNDIFNYVNKLCGSLPIPYQASDVDCSQISSMPIVSFLIGARNFTLSSKEYIWKIGEGADQECISGFLSIDVVSPPYKPFWIFGDIFMARYHTVFDFGKSIIGFTDAA, from the exons ATGGGAACAATGTTTAGAGCAGCAGTTATCATTCTGTTTCTTTCATCCATCCTTCTTCAGCTGGTGTTTTCTGAATCCAACAATGGATTCGTTAGAATTGGACTAAAAAAGTTTAAGTTAGATGAAAACAACAGGATCGCTGCTCGACTTACCCCGCAAATACTGGGTTCTAAAAATGATGGCGGCATTGTAAAGCTAACAAATTTCATGGAAAAGCAGTACTATGGTGAGATTTCAATCGGTACACCACCACAAAAATTCACTGTGATGTTTGATACAGGAAGCTCTAAAATGTGGATACCTTCCTCAAGAAGGTGCTACTTATCT CGTTGGTGTTTCTATGCCCGTCGTTCAAGAACATCTATAAGGAACAAATACGATGCCCGTCGTTCAAGAACGTATAAAAAGAACG GAACATCTGCTGAGATACACTATGATTCAGGTTCAATAGCTGGCAGGTTTAGCCAAGACAATGTTTTAGTTGGTGGTTTAACAATCAAGAATCAG GACTTCATTGAAGCAACAAAACTGTCCGGTTCTGTGTTTGACTTTACTAAGTTTGATGGCATTCTTGGCCTTGGATTTCGGGAGCTATTTGATTGTGGTGTTGTTCCAGTATG GTACAACATGATGAACCAAGGTCTGATTCAAAATCCGGTGTTCTCATTTTGGCTTAAtcgaaacacaaaagaagaggAAGGAGGTGAACTTGTGTTTGGTGGGATTGATCCAAAGCATCACAAGGGGGACCATACTTATGTCCCTGTCACCCACAAGGGTTATTGGCAG TTTGATATGAATGATGTTTCAATCAATGGTCAATCAATAG GTGTTTGCAAATCTGGTTGTTCTGCAATTGCGGATTCGGGAACTTCTTTGTTATCCGGTCCAATG ACTGCCATTACCATGATAAACCATGAAATTGGTGTCACTGGAGGAGAAGTAAATCATAAATGCAAGTCAATCGTTGAAGAGTATGGACAAACCATTCTGAAAATGCTCCCAAGAGAGgtt GCTAAGAAAATTTGTTCCCTAATTGGATTATGCCCAATTAATGGAACTAAGCGTATGAAGAAAAGTAATAATAGAAGAACATCGATCAGTATGTGCAATACTTGTGAAATGATAGTTGTGTGGATGGAGAGTCAGTTAGTGAggaatcaaacaaaaaatgatatttttaattatgtaaataag CTCTGTGGTTCACTTCCAATACCATATCAAGCGTCAGATGTGGATTGTTCGCAAATTTCTTCAATGCCTATAGTTTCGTTTTTAATTGGTGCTAGAAATTTTACTCTCTCGTCTAAGGAG TATATATGGAAGATTGGAGAAGGTGCTGATCAAGAATGCATAAGTGGCTTTCTTTCCATAGATGTTGTTTCTCCTCCTTACAAACCGTTCTG GATTTTTGGAGACATATTCATGGCACGTTATCACACCGTATTTGACTTTGGAAAATCCATAATTGGATTTACGGATgctgcataa
- the LOC124933828 gene encoding phytepsin-like — translation MSPSMDSISAGLSTQILDSQNVGGIVRLKNNMNTKYEISIGTPPQKFTVVFDTGSSNLWIPSSKCYYYRACNYHSKYYARRSRTYKVNGTSTEIHYGSGSIAGKFSQVNVLVCGLTIKNQLQDFLEVTKLFGFGFEFEFGFEFKFVFSKFDGIPYSWPWI, via the exons ATGTCGCCATCCATGGATTC GATCTCTGCCGGACTTTCCACGCAAATACTGGATTCTCAAAATGTTGGCGGCATTGTAAGGCTAAAGAATAACATGAACACAAAGTACGAGATTTCAATCGGTACACCACCACAGAAATTCACTGTGGTTTTTGATACAGGAAGCTCTAATCTGTGGATACCATCCTCAAAGTGCTACTATTAT CGTGCGTGTAATTATCATTCCAAATATTATGCCCGTCGATCAAGAACATATAAAGTGAACG GAACATCTACTGAGATACACTATGGTTCAGGTTCAATAGCTGGCAAGTTTAGCCAAGTCAATGTTTTAGTTTGTGGTTTAACAATCAAGAATCAg CTACAAGACTTCCTTGAAGTAACAAAACTGTTCGGCTTtgggtttgagtttgagtttgggtttgagTTTAAGTTTGTGTTTTCCAAGTTTGATGGTATTCCGTATTCTTGGCCTTGGATTTGA
- the LOC124934365 gene encoding aspartic proteinase A1-like: MGTKFSAAVITLFLSSLLLQQAFSESNDGIVRIGLKKFKLDENNRIPVQITTQILDSQNADGIVKLTNFMDMQYYGEISIGTPPQKFTVQFDTGSSNLWIPSSRRCYLSVSLIIYHSYKSRRSRTYKKNGTSAEIHYDSGSIAGRFSQDNILVGGLTIKNQDFIEATRVSRSIFKFAKFDGILGLGFPELTDYGVVPIWYNMMNQGLIRNPVFSFWLNRNAKEEEGGELLFGEIDPKHHKGSHTYVPVTHKPYWQFDMSNVSINGQSIGVCRSGCSAIADSGTSLLSGPTTAITMLNHEIGVKGIVSHECKSIVKEYGQTILKMLLEEVAKKICSRIGLCPVNGTTRIEKSSNRITSHVFSIGMCDTCEMIVVWMESRLVKKQTKNDILNYVNKLCNSLPRPFQASTVNCSQISSMPIVSFLIGGRKFSLSSKEYIWKMGEGAAEECKSGFISLDDNLPPYKPFWILGDIFMVRYHTVFDFGRSRIGFADAA, encoded by the exons ATGGGAACAAAGTTTAGTGCAGCAGTTATCACTCTTTTTCTTTCATCCCTCCTTCTTCAACAGGCGTTTTCTGAATCCAACGATGGAATCGTTAGAATTGGACTCAAAAAGTTTAAGTTAGATGAAAACAACCGGATCCCTGTTCAGATTACCACGCAAATACTGGATTCTCAAAATGCTGACGGCATTGTAAAGCTAACGAATTTCATGGACATGCAGTACTATGGTGAGATTTCAATCGGTACACCACCACAGAAATTCACTGTGCAATTTGATACAGGAAGCTCTAATCTGTGGATACCTTCCTCAAGAAGGTGCTACTTATCTGTAAGTTTGATCATATATCattcatacaaat CCCGTCGTTCAAGAACGTATAAAAAGAACG GAACATCTGCTGAGATACACTATGATTCAGGTTCAATAGCTGGCAGGTTTAGCCAAGACAATATTTTAGTTGGTGGTTTAACAATCAAGAATcag GACTTCATTGAAGCAACAAGAGTGTCCCGTTCTATATTTAAGTTTGCTAAGTTTGATGGCATTCTTGGCCTTGGATTTCCGGAGCTAACAGATTATGGTGTTGTTCCAATATG GTACAACATGATGAACCAGGGACTGATTCGGAATCCAGTGTTCTCATTTTGGCTTAATAGAAACGCAAAAGAAGAGGAAGGAGGTGAACTTTTGTTTGGTGAGATTGATCCAAAGCATCACAAGGGGAGCCATACTTATGTCCCTGTGACCCACAAGCCTTATTGGCAG TTTGATATGAGTAATGTTTCAATCAATGGTCAATCAATAG GTGTTTGCAGATCTGGTTGTTCTGCAATTGCGGATTCTGGAACTTCTTTGTTGTCAGGTCCAACG ACAGCTATTACCATGCTAAACCATGAAATTGGAGTCAAGGGAATAGTAAGTCATGAATGCAAGTCAATTGTTAAAGAGTATGGACAAACCATTCTAAAAATGCTCCTAGAAGAGGtt GCTAAGAAAATTTGTTCCCGAATTGGATTATGCCCAGTTAATGGAACTACGCGTATCGAGAAAAGTAGTAATAGAATAACATCACATGTTTTCTCTATCGGTATGTGCGATACTTGTGAAATGATAGTTGTGTGGATGGAGAGTCGGCTAGtgaagaaacaaacaaaaaatgatattttaaactaTGTTAATAAG CTCTGTAATTCACTGCCAAGACCATTTCAAGCATCAACTGTGAATTGTTCGCAAATTTCGTCAATGCCTATAGTTTCGTTTTTAATTGGTGGTAGAAAATTTTCCCTCTCGTCTAAGGAG TATATATGGAAGATGGGAGAAGGTGCTGCTGAAGAATGCAAAAGTGGCTTTATTTCTTTGGATGATAATTTGCCTCCTTATAAACCCTTTTG GATTTTGGGGGACATATTCATGGTTCGTTATCATACCGTATTTGACTTTGGAAGATCGAGAATTGGATTTGCGGATGCTGCATGA
- the LOC124933829 gene encoding aspartic proteinase A1-like has translation MGTMFRAAIIILFLSSVLLQLVFSKSNDGFVRIRLKKFKLDENNRISARLTTQLLDSQNAGGIVKLKNYMNAQYYGEISIGTPPQKFTVVFDTGSSNLWIPSSKCYFSWACYYHSKYNAGRSRTYKVKGTYAEIHYGSGSIVGKFSQDNVLVGGLTIKNQDFLEVTKLSGNVFVFTKFDGILGLGFKEISAGSVAPLWYNMMNQGLVQNPVFSFWLNRNTKEEEGGELVFGEIDPRHYKGNHTYVPVTHKGFWQFDMGDIFLKGQPIGVCRFGCSAIVDSGTSLLTGPPAVITMINHEIGITKVVNDRCNSFVEVYGQIILKKLLKVQPEEICSLIGVCPVDETKCIEKSNKCNKEIINRRIDICNTCEIIVVWMESLLWRNQTEDVILNYVNKLCNSLPRPDQDKHSYVNCSLISSMPIVSFVIGERNFTISPKEYIMKTGEGGGHDCISGFVSRESLWVFGDIFMGRYHTVFDYGESRIGFADAALY, from the exons ATGGGAACAATGTTTAGAGCAGCAATTATCATTCTGTTTCTTTCATCCGTCCTTCTTCAGCTGGTGTTTTCTAAATCCAACGATGGATTCGTTAGAATTCGACTAAAAAAGTTTAAGTTAGATGAAAACAACAGGATATCTGCTCGACTTACCACGCAACTACTGGATTCTCAAAATGCTGGCGGCATTGTAAAGCTAAAGAATTACATGAACGCGCAGTACTATGGTGAGATTTCAATCGGTACACCACCACAAAAATTCACTGTGGTTTTTGATACAGGAAGCTCTAATCTGTGGATACCTTCTTCAAAGTGCTACTTTTCC TGGGCATGTTATTATCATTCCAAATACAATGCCGGTCGATCAAGAACATATAAAGTGAAGG GAACATATGCTGAGATACACTATGGTTCAGGTTCAATAGTTGGAAAGTTTAGCCAAGACAATGTTTTAGTTGGTGGTTTAACAATCAAGAATCAG GACTTCCTTGAAGTAACAAAACTGTCCGGGAATGTGTTTGTGTTTACCAAGTTTGATGGAATTCTTGGCCTTGGATTTAAGGAGATATCAGCTGGAAGTGTTGCTCCATTATG GTACAACATGATGAACCAGGGTCTGGTTCAGAATCCAGTGTTCTCATTTTGGCTaaatagaaacacaaaagaagaggAAGGAGGTGAACTTGTGTTTGGGGAGATTGATCCAAGGCATTACAAGGGGAATCATACTTATGTCCCTGTGACCCATAAGGGTTTTTGGCAG TTTGATATGGGTGACATCTTCCTCAAGGGTCAACCAATAG GTGTTTGCAGATTTGGTTGTTCTGCAATTGTGGATTCTGGAACTTCTTTGTTGACGGGTCCACCT GCTGTGATTACCATGATAAATCATGAAATTGGAATCACTAAAGTGGTTAACGATAGATGTAACTCATTCGTTGAAGTGTATGGACAAATCATTCTGAAGAAGCTCCTAAAA GTACAACCAGAGGAAATTTGTTCCCTAATTGGAGTATGCCCAGTGGATGAAACTAAGTGTATCGAGAAAAGTAATAAGTGTAACAAGGAAATTATTAATAGAAGAATCGATATATGCAATACTTGTGAAATAATAGTTGTTTGGATGGAGAGTCTGCTTTGGAGGAATCAAACAGAagatgttattttaaattatgttaataag CTCTGTAATTCGCTGCCAAGACCAGATCAAGATAAACATTCATATGTGAATTGTTCACTAATTTCCTCGATGCCTATAGTTTCGTTTGTAATTGGTGAAAGAAATTTTACAATCTCGCCTAAGGAg TATATAATGAAGACGGGAGAAGGTGGAGGTCATGATTGCATAAGTGGTTTTGTTTCTAGAGAATCTCTCTG GGTTTTTGGGGACATATTCATGGGTCGTTACCACACGGTATTTGACTATGGCGAATCGAGAATTGGATTTGCAGATGCAgcattatattaa